A genomic region of Bradyrhizobium sp. ORS 278 contains the following coding sequences:
- a CDS encoding acetate--CoA ligase family protein, translating into MSDAIPNAKATIRDVLDRVKADKRTALTAPEGKIVCDAYGIPVPKEGLAKSAGDAAKLAGDMGFPVVMKIVSPDILHKTEAGGVIVGVKTADDAQKAYETILANAKKYKADAKIEGIQVQQMLTGGTEVIVGSITDGSFGKLVAFGLGGVLVEVLKDVTFRLAPATKDDALSMLDGIQAHEMLKGVRGGDAVSREALADVIVKVSKLVSDFPEIVELDLNPVFATKNGAIAADVRIVVDFDYKPRPAPRSNEEIVTAMNRIMKPQAVAVIGASAEDGKIGNSVMKNLINGGYKGQIYPIHPKASEILGYKAYKSVKDVPGVIDTAVFAIPAKFVAGALTECGEKQIPGAVLIPSGFAEANEPELQAEIVEIGKKYNVRLMGPNIYGFYYTPANLCATFCTAYDVKGHAALSSQSGGIGMAIIGFSRSAKMGVSAIVGLGNKSDIDEDDLLAFFEQDPNTNLIAQHCEDLKDGRAFAEAAKRVSKKKPVIVLKAGRTSAGAKAASSHTGALAGNDKIYEDVLKQSGVIRARSLRQLLEFARGVPVLPTPKGENVLIITGAGGSGVLLSDAVVDNGLSLMSMPPDLDAAFRKFIPPFGAAGNPVDITGGEPPITYVNTVKLGLSDERIHALILGYWHTIVTPPMVFARNMVEVKKEMEAKGFVKPMVASLAGDVEVEEAAEYLYQNGIPAYAYSTELPVEVLGAKYKWARGAGLL; encoded by the coding sequence ATGTCTGACGCCATCCCCAACGCCAAGGCCACGATCCGAGACGTGCTCGATCGTGTGAAGGCGGACAAACGCACCGCCCTGACTGCGCCCGAAGGCAAGATCGTCTGCGACGCCTACGGGATTCCGGTGCCGAAGGAGGGATTGGCGAAGTCGGCCGGTGATGCAGCGAAGCTCGCCGGCGACATGGGTTTTCCGGTGGTCATGAAGATCGTCTCGCCGGACATTCTGCACAAGACGGAAGCGGGCGGCGTCATCGTCGGCGTCAAGACCGCGGACGACGCGCAGAAGGCTTATGAGACCATTCTCGCGAATGCGAAGAAGTACAAGGCGGACGCCAAGATCGAAGGCATCCAGGTGCAGCAGATGCTGACCGGCGGTACCGAGGTGATCGTCGGCTCCATCACCGACGGCTCGTTCGGCAAGCTGGTCGCCTTCGGCCTCGGCGGCGTGCTGGTCGAGGTGCTGAAGGATGTGACCTTCCGTCTCGCCCCGGCGACGAAGGACGACGCCCTGTCGATGCTCGACGGCATCCAGGCGCACGAAATGTTGAAGGGCGTGCGCGGCGGCGATGCCGTCAGCCGCGAGGCGCTGGCCGACGTCATCGTCAAGGTCTCGAAGCTGGTCAGCGATTTCCCCGAGATCGTCGAGCTCGACCTCAACCCGGTGTTCGCCACCAAGAATGGCGCGATCGCCGCTGACGTCCGCATCGTCGTCGATTTCGACTACAAGCCCCGTCCGGCGCCGCGCTCGAACGAAGAAATCGTCACCGCGATGAACCGCATCATGAAGCCCCAGGCGGTCGCCGTGATCGGCGCCTCCGCCGAGGACGGCAAGATCGGCAACTCCGTGATGAAGAACCTGATCAACGGCGGCTACAAGGGCCAGATCTACCCGATCCACCCGAAGGCTTCCGAGATCCTCGGCTACAAGGCCTATAAGAGCGTCAAGGACGTCCCGGGCGTGATCGACACCGCGGTGTTCGCGATCCCCGCCAAGTTCGTTGCCGGCGCGCTGACCGAATGCGGCGAGAAGCAGATTCCTGGCGCGGTGCTGATTCCGTCGGGCTTTGCCGAAGCCAACGAGCCGGAGCTGCAGGCCGAGATCGTCGAGATCGGCAAGAAGTACAATGTCCGCCTGATGGGGCCGAACATCTACGGCTTCTACTACACGCCGGCCAATCTCTGCGCGACCTTCTGCACCGCCTATGACGTCAAGGGCCACGCGGCGCTGTCGTCGCAGTCGGGCGGCATCGGCATGGCGATCATCGGCTTCTCGCGCTCGGCCAAGATGGGCGTGTCGGCGATCGTCGGTCTCGGCAACAAGTCCGATATCGACGAGGACGATCTGCTCGCCTTCTTCGAGCAGGACCCCAACACCAATTTGATCGCGCAGCACTGCGAGGACCTCAAGGACGGCCGCGCCTTCGCGGAGGCCGCCAAGCGCGTCTCCAAGAAGAAGCCGGTCATCGTGCTCAAGGCCGGCCGAACCTCGGCCGGCGCCAAGGCGGCCTCGTCGCACACCGGCGCGCTCGCCGGCAACGACAAGATCTACGAGGACGTGCTGAAGCAGTCGGGCGTCATCCGCGCCCGCTCGCTGCGTCAGCTGCTGGAGTTCGCCCGCGGCGTGCCGGTGCTGCCGACGCCGAAGGGTGAAAACGTCCTCATCATCACCGGCGCCGGCGGTTCGGGCGTGCTGCTGTCCGACGCCGTCGTCGACAACGGCCTGTCGCTGATGAGCATGCCGCCGGATCTCGATGCCGCCTTCCGCAAGTTCATTCCGCCGTTCGGTGCCGCCGGCAACCCGGTCGACATCACCGGTGGCGAGCCGCCGATCACCTATGTGAACACGGTCAAGCTCGGCCTGTCGGACGAGCGCATCCACGCCCTGATCCTCGGCTACTGGCACACGATCGTGACCCCGCCGATGGTGTTCGCGCGCAACATGGTCGAGGTGAAGAAGGAGATGGAGGCCAAGGGTTTTGTGAAGCCGATGGTCGCCTCGCTCGCCGGCGACGTCGAAGTCGAGGAAGCCGCCGAATATCTCTACCAGAACGGCATCCCGGCCTATGCCTATTCGACCGAGCTGCCGGTCGAGGTGTTAGGCGCGAAGTACAAGTGGGCGCGCGGCGCGGGCCTGCTCTAA
- a CDS encoding GntR family transcriptional regulator, whose amino-acid sequence MAEADIAIARIAPETSFKNKAYEALKEAILKMDIYASPEPVMLDERALSERLGVSRTPIREAIAMLEQDGFVKTVPRRGIVVVRRTKSEIVDMIRAWAALESMAARLITTIARKKDITALRDYFKDFGKDRPPQEHIEEYSKANIAFHQALISLSESPVLVDMTNDILLHVRGYRQLTIGRTDRIAASLPEHLAIIEALEERNTELAEKRARDHTLGLATYVETHGQELFS is encoded by the coding sequence ATGGCCGAGGCTGACATCGCGATCGCTCGCATCGCCCCGGAGACGAGCTTCAAGAATAAGGCCTATGAGGCCTTGAAAGAAGCCATTCTGAAGATGGACATCTACGCCTCGCCCGAGCCTGTCATGCTCGACGAGCGCGCTCTTTCCGAACGCCTCGGTGTCAGCCGCACGCCGATCCGCGAAGCCATCGCGATGCTCGAGCAGGACGGCTTCGTGAAGACCGTGCCGCGCCGTGGCATCGTCGTGGTGCGGCGGACCAAGAGCGAGATCGTCGACATGATCCGCGCCTGGGCGGCGCTGGAGAGCATGGCCGCGCGCCTCATCACCACGATCGCGCGCAAGAAGGACATCACGGCGCTGCGCGACTACTTCAAGGATTTCGGCAAGGACCGCCCGCCGCAGGAGCACATCGAGGAATATTCCAAGGCGAACATCGCGTTTCATCAGGCGCTGATCTCGCTGTCGGAGTCGCCGGTGCTGGTCGACATGACCAACGACATTCTGCTCCATGTGCGCGGCTATCGCCAGCTCACGATCGGCCGCACCGACCGTATCGCGGCGTCCCTGCCCGAGCACCTCGCGATCATCGAGGCGCTGGAGGAACGCAACACTGAGCTCGCCGAAAAGCGCGCCCGTGATCATACGCTGGGCCTCGCGACCTATGTCGAGACGCACGGCCAGGAACTATTCAGCTAG
- the oxc gene encoding oxalyl-CoA decarboxylase, giving the protein MPQTAMKTEVETHEELTDGFHLVIDAMKLNGIDTIYNVPGIPITDLGRMAQAEGIRVLSFRHEQNAGYAAAIAGFLTKKPGVCLTVSAPGFLNGLTALAHATTNCFPMILVSGSSEREIVDLQQGDYEEMDQLAIAKPLCKAAFRVLHAQDIGIGFARAIRAAVSGRPGGVYLDLPAKLFGQVMNAQAGHASLVKVIDPAPAQIPSPDSVKRALDVLKSAKRPLIILGKGAAYAQADEAIKTFVEKSGVPFLPMSMAKGLLPDLHPQCAGAARSTVLKESDVVMLIGARLNWLLSHGKGKSWGDSPKKFIQVDIEPKEMDSNVEIAAPVVGDIGSVVTAFSDAMGSSWTKAPVEWLSAVQKKREDNVAKMAPRLMNNNSPMDYHGALGVLRTIIKERPDAILVNEGANTLDLARGVIDMYQPRKRLDVGTWGVMGIGMGSAIAAAVETGKPVLAIEGDSAFGFSGMEVETICRYNLPICVVIFNNDGIYRGTDQNAAGSDPATTVFVKGARYDKMMEAFGGVGVNATSPDELKRAVNEAMDSGKPTLINAVIDPAAGSESGRIGNLNPQSVLTKKK; this is encoded by the coding sequence ATGCCGCAGACAGCCATGAAGACCGAGGTGGAAACCCACGAGGAGCTGACGGACGGCTTTCATCTCGTCATCGACGCGATGAAGCTGAACGGGATCGACACGATCTACAACGTTCCGGGGATTCCGATCACCGATCTCGGCCGCATGGCGCAGGCTGAAGGCATCCGCGTGCTCTCCTTCCGTCACGAGCAGAACGCCGGCTACGCCGCCGCGATCGCCGGCTTCCTCACCAAGAAGCCGGGCGTCTGCCTCACCGTGTCGGCGCCGGGCTTCCTCAACGGCCTCACCGCGCTGGCGCATGCCACCACCAACTGCTTCCCGATGATCCTGGTCTCCGGCTCCTCGGAGCGCGAGATCGTCGACCTGCAGCAGGGCGACTACGAGGAGATGGACCAGCTCGCGATCGCCAAGCCGCTGTGCAAGGCGGCGTTCCGCGTGCTGCACGCCCAGGACATCGGTATCGGCTTCGCGCGCGCCATCCGCGCCGCCGTTTCGGGGCGTCCCGGCGGCGTCTACCTCGATCTACCGGCCAAGCTGTTCGGCCAGGTCATGAACGCGCAGGCAGGCCACGCCTCGCTGGTGAAGGTGATCGATCCGGCGCCGGCGCAGATCCCCTCCCCCGACTCCGTCAAGCGCGCGCTCGACGTGCTCAAGAGCGCCAAGCGCCCGCTGATCATCCTCGGCAAGGGCGCTGCCTATGCGCAGGCTGATGAAGCGATCAAGACCTTCGTCGAGAAGAGCGGCGTGCCGTTCCTGCCGATGAGCATGGCCAAGGGCCTGCTGCCCGATCTGCATCCGCAGTGCGCGGGCGCGGCGCGCTCGACGGTGCTGAAGGAGTCCGACGTCGTCATGCTGATCGGCGCCCGCCTCAACTGGCTGCTGTCGCACGGCAAGGGCAAGAGCTGGGGCGATTCCCCGAAGAAGTTCATCCAGGTCGACATCGAGCCGAAGGAGATGGATTCCAACGTCGAGATCGCGGCCCCCGTGGTCGGCGACATCGGCTCGGTCGTCACGGCGTTCTCCGATGCGATGGGCAGCAGCTGGACCAAGGCGCCGGTCGAGTGGCTGAGCGCGGTGCAGAAGAAGCGCGAGGACAACGTCGCCAAGATGGCGCCGCGGCTGATGAACAACAACTCGCCGATGGACTATCACGGCGCGCTCGGCGTGCTCCGCACCATCATCAAGGAGCGCCCCGACGCGATCCTCGTCAACGAGGGCGCCAACACGCTCGACCTCGCCCGCGGCGTGATCGACATGTACCAGCCGCGCAAGCGGCTCGACGTCGGCACCTGGGGCGTGATGGGCATCGGCATGGGCTCGGCGATCGCCGCCGCCGTCGAGACCGGCAAGCCGGTGCTGGCGATCGAGGGCGACTCGGCCTTCGGCTTCTCCGGCATGGAAGTCGAGACCATCTGCCGCTACAATCTGCCGATCTGCGTCGTCATCTTCAACAATGACGGCATCTATCGCGGCACCGACCAGAACGCGGCGGGCTCTGATCCGGCGACCACCGTGTTCGTCAAGGGCGCGCGCTACGACAAGATGATGGAGGCCTTCGGCGGCGTCGGCGTCAACGCGACTTCGCCGGATGAGCTGAAGCGCGCCGTCAACGAGGCGATGGATTCCGGCAAGCCGACCCTGATCAACGCTGTGATCGATCCCGCCGCGGGCTCGGAGAGCGGCCGCATCGGCAACCTCAATCCGCAGAGCGTGCTGACGAAGAAGAAGTAA